In Hydractinia symbiolongicarpus strain clone_291-10 chromosome 4, HSymV2.1, whole genome shotgun sequence, the following proteins share a genomic window:
- the LOC130642241 gene encoding uncharacterized protein LOC130642241, translating to MMYSSGTTGLPKGVMITHYNMTSNILQNIDFIGEDTKTRSLCVLPLFHATGMLYEMLLHLVKGYTVYTLPSFDPQTFLSACQMYQVTCINMGISSTSGGVVDSPLGSRGFDLTLACWVESLLAVPPMILFLLHHPLVPNYDISSLQNVAVGAAPIDKNVLTEFTKKFPKILIQQGYGMTESLVTHSQADGAANHKYGSAGRVLSNTEWKVQCLETGKTLPAYHKGELYTRGPQIMKGYHNNEEETKKCLSEDGWLRSGDLGYYDEDFNIFIVDRLKELIKCKGFQVAPAELEDLLHGHEDITDSCVIGVPDEKYGEVPYAFVVKKIGSDLTEEDVHKFVNENVSDYKTLRGGVKFVDVLPRSPAGKLLRRVLKEEYASK from the exons ATGATGTATTCAAGTGGAACAACTGGTTTACCAAAAGGTGTCATGATTACTCATTATAACATGACATCtaatattctgcaaaatataGACTTTATCGGAGAAGATACGAAAACAAGATCATTGTGTGTTTTACCACTTTTTCACGCGACTGGTATGCTCTATGAAATGTTATTGCATCTTGTGAAAGGTTATACAGTATATACATTACCATCGTTTGATCCCCAGACATTTCTATCAGCATGTCAAATGTATCAG gTAACATGCATAAACATGGGGATCAGTAGCACAAGTGGTGGGGTGGTTGACTCACCTCTAGGAAGTCGTGGGTTTGATTTGACGTTGGCTTGTTGG gtCGAAAGCTTACTAGCTGTGCCACCAATGATATTATTTCTGTTACATCATCCGCTAGTACCAAACTACGATATTTCCTCCCTTCAAAATGTAGCAGTGGGAGCCGCACCTATCGACAAAAACGTTTTGACAGAATTTACCAAAAAGTTTCCCAAAATACTTATTCAGCAAG GTTATGGAATGACAGAAAGCCTGGTCACACACTCACAAGCAGATGGTGCAGCAAATCATAAATACGGATCAGCTGGAAGAGTTCTCAGTAACACTGAATGGAAG GTTCAATGCTTAGAGACAGGTAAAACATTACCTGCTTATCATAAAGGAGAGTTGTATACCAGGGGTCCACAAATAATGAAGG GTTACCATAACAACGAAGAAGAAACGAAGAAATGCTTATCAGAAGACGGTTGGTTGCGTTCTGGTGATTTGGGATATTATGATGAAGATTTCAATATATTTATTGTGGATCGTTTGAAAGAGTTGATAAAGTGTAAAGGATTCCAG GTGGCGCCTGCAGAACTTGAGGACTTACTACACGGGCACGAAGATATCACTGACAGTTGTGTTATTGGTGTTCCTGACGAAAAATATGGTGAAGTTCCATACGCATTTGTTGTTAAAAAGATTGGATCTGATCTAACAGAAGAGGATGTTcacaaatttgtaaatgaaaacGTATCTGATTATAAAACACTTCGTGGTGGAGTAAAATTTGTGGATGTATTGCCGAGGTCACCTGCAGGCAAGTTATTACGAAGAGTGCTTAAAGAAGAGTATGCCAGTAAATGA
- the LOC130642242 gene encoding green-sensitive opsin-like has translation MVDALAILFISCFIVILILSILFNVAMIATIAARFRKRTIRDSLLLSLSICDTFRSAVSGPMEVYNVLSGTIYRTDVWCTISKCILTTFQFNAITHLAFLIVDRYVCACKPAIALKVYSSTAACYLCIAFCWIYSLCFALLPMTGIARFTAEGGRCSLSVTTDTMQLKVYIILIWIFILLLPSAVIFVCSILTLDRFRKDRQRCTSVFQQEKITVYSRQEKKYTRLILAMAFIFILTWFPYGVVIAHAVFTSEPPNSHVWLAVKVISQSSGASTPLIFMIISKEFRKTSKAIYQILMSKIRSIRSCNKISITDEVCPTPDENAMCSMPCSRTETRFSELNGEKEHYGR, from the coding sequence ATGGTTGACGCTTTAGCTATTTTATTCATCTCTTGTTTCATTGTTATTCTTATCTTATCTATATTATTTAACGTTGCAATGATCGCCACGATTGCCGCACGATTTCGAAAGCGAACAATTCGCGATTCATTACTGTTGTCACTCTCAATATGCGACACGTTTCGATCGGCTGTCAGTGGTCCAATGGAAGTGTACAACGTTTTATCTGGTACAATTTACAGAACTGATGTATGGTGCACTATTTCAAAGTGTATACTGACAACGTTTCAGTTTAACGCGATCACACATCTAGCATTTCTTATCGTTGACCGTTACGTTTGTGCTTGCAAGCCAGCCATAGCATTGAAGGTATATTCAAGTACGGCTGCCTGTTACTTATGCATAGCTTTCTGCTGGATTTATTCTTTGTGTTTCGCGTTGCTACCTATGACTGGCATAGCAAGATTCACTGCCGAAGGAGGACGTTGCAGTTTGTCCGTCACGACGGATACTATGCAGTTGAAAGTTTATATCATACTTATTTGGATTTTTATACTGCTGCTACCGTCTGCCGTAATATTCGTTTGCTCCATACTAACATTAGATCGTTTCCGTAAAGATCGCCAAAGGTGTACTAGCGTTTTCCAACAAGAAAAGATTACAGTGTATAGCAGGCAGGAGAAAAAATATACAAGGTTGATTCTAGCTATggcttttatatttatattgacCTGGTTTCCATATGGCGTTGTTATCGCTCATGCGGTGTTTACTTCAGAGCCACCGAATAGTCATGTTTGGTTGGCTGTTAAAGTCATTTCTCAATCCTCTGGTGCATCGACTCCTTTGATATTTATGATTATAAGTAAAGAATTCAGAAAGACTTCCAAGGCTATTTATCAAATTCTCATGTCTAAAATACGCAGCATTCGAAGCTGTAATAAAATATCAATTACGGACGAAGTGTGTCCCACGCCTGATGAAAATGCAATGTGTTCCATGCCTTGTTCAAGAACTGAAACAAGGTTTTCAGAACTAAATGGTGAGAAAGAACACTACGGAAGATAA